A genomic segment from Nocardia cyriacigeorgica GUH-2 encodes:
- a CDS encoding ABC transporter substrate-binding protein: MILSACGNSDPLAGQGSCEGDTIIVGSANFPESETVANVYAEALRVNGFTVDTKLNIGSREAYIPALRQCAISLIPEYTGNLLQYLEPDSTATQPADIDRELAAAIGSDLALGAPAPGQDSDAVVVTRATADQWNLRTIADLAPHSAEVKFGAPAEFQERPVGLPGLKENYGLDISPGNFVPIADGGGPATVRALVDGQVTAANIFTTSPAIAANDLVVLEDPKSNFPAQNVVPLLNAAKRTDKLIAVLDAVSAKLTTEQLIALNEAVSGSTKTEPAAAAKDWVAAQGLNRPIG; this comes from the coding sequence ATGATCCTGTCCGCGTGCGGCAACTCCGATCCACTGGCAGGTCAGGGTAGTTGCGAGGGCGACACGATCATCGTGGGCTCGGCGAACTTCCCGGAATCGGAGACGGTGGCCAATGTCTACGCGGAAGCGTTGCGGGTCAACGGTTTCACCGTCGACACCAAGCTGAACATCGGCAGCCGCGAGGCCTACATCCCGGCCCTGCGGCAGTGCGCCATCTCGCTCATCCCGGAATACACCGGCAACCTGCTGCAATACCTCGAACCCGACAGCACCGCCACCCAGCCCGCCGACATCGATCGGGAACTGGCCGCCGCCATCGGCTCCGACCTGGCCCTCGGCGCCCCGGCCCCCGGCCAGGATTCCGACGCCGTAGTGGTCACCCGCGCCACCGCCGACCAGTGGAACCTGCGCACCATCGCCGATCTGGCGCCACATTCGGCCGAAGTGAAATTCGGTGCGCCTGCCGAATTCCAGGAACGCCCCGTGGGACTGCCCGGTTTGAAGGAGAACTACGGCCTCGATATCAGCCCGGGCAATTTCGTGCCGATCGCCGACGGCGGCGGGCCGGCCACCGTGCGGGCGCTGGTGGACGGGCAGGTCACCGCGGCCAATATCTTCACCACCTCCCCCGCCATCGCCGCCAACGACCTGGTGGTGCTGGAGGATCCGAAGTCGAATTTCCCGGCACAGAATGTGGTTCCGCTGCTGAACGCCGCCAAACGCACCGACAAGCTGATCGCCGTCCTCGACGCCGTCTCGGCCAAGCTCACCACCGAGCAGCTGATCGCGCTCAACGAAGCGGTCTCCGGCAGCACCAAGACCGAGCCCGCGGCAGCTGCCAAGGATTGGGTCGCCGCCCAGGGCCTGAACCGGCCGATCGGATAG
- a CDS encoding ABC transporter permease: MRYLVDNFGEIMGFTRTHLYLALLPLLIGLVIAIPVGALVRRVRWLRRLTVTVAGLAYTVPSLALFVIIPPLVGISTIDPLNVVLALALYSTALLVIAVPAALDSVPAHIVDAAEAVGFSPLRRTLTVEMPLAVPVFLSSLRVVVVTNIAMVSVGALIGAGGLGKLFTQGYQRDYPDEIVAGIIVTLVLALIFDRLVYALGRWATPWLRADSRRTHRKGAPA, encoded by the coding sequence ATGAGGTACCTCGTCGACAATTTCGGTGAGATCATGGGTTTCACCCGCACCCACTTGTATCTGGCGCTGCTGCCGCTGCTCATCGGGCTGGTCATCGCGATTCCGGTGGGCGCGCTGGTGCGGCGGGTGCGGTGGTTGCGCCGGCTGACGGTGACCGTCGCCGGACTGGCGTACACGGTGCCGTCGCTGGCGCTGTTCGTGATCATTCCACCGCTGGTGGGGATTTCGACGATCGATCCGCTCAACGTCGTCCTGGCGCTCGCGCTGTATTCGACGGCCTTGCTGGTGATCGCGGTGCCCGCGGCGCTGGATTCGGTGCCCGCCCATATCGTCGACGCCGCCGAGGCCGTCGGGTTCAGTCCGCTACGGCGCACCCTGACCGTCGAAATGCCCTTGGCAGTGCCGGTTTTCCTGTCCAGCCTGCGGGTCGTGGTGGTCACCAATATCGCCATGGTGTCGGTCGGCGCACTGATCGGGGCCGGTGGCCTGGGCAAACTGTTCACCCAGGGCTATCAGCGCGACTATCCGGACGAGATCGTCGCCGGAATCATCGTGACGCTGGTGCTGGCCCTGATCTTCGACCGGCTGGTGTACGCCCTCGGCCGCTGGGCCACCCCGTGGCTGCGCGCGGATTCGCGGCGCACACACCGGAAAGGTGCCCCGGCATGA
- a CDS encoding ABC transporter ATP-binding protein yields the protein MSDIEFRGISKIYPDGTHAVSDLDLHIPSGTFTVFVGPSGCGKTTSMRMINRMITPSAGSITIDGRDIATVDPVKLRLGIGYVIQSGGLLPHRTVIDNVATVPVLRGDSRRTARAAALELLDRVGLDRSLARRYPAQLSGGQQQRVGVARALAADPPILLMDEPFSAVDPVVRAELQVEMQRLQAQLHKTIVFVTHDIDEAITLGDRVAVFGRGGVLQQYDPPQRVLAQPATDFVADFVGRDRGYRGLSFRAADTVPLHEIRTVTEAEINGLRLAPGEWVLLTDGDGRPGGWIDITGVESVRAGKAPADSISAGGSLFTPSGDLRQALDAAISSPSGIGVAVDDSGAVRGGILATEVVAQLAEQRAAEDAARNRAFLDEEQVR from the coding sequence GTGTCCGATATCGAATTCCGCGGCATCAGCAAGATCTATCCCGACGGCACCCACGCCGTCAGCGATCTCGACCTGCACATCCCGTCCGGCACGTTCACCGTGTTCGTCGGGCCGTCCGGCTGCGGCAAGACCACCTCCATGCGGATGATCAACCGGATGATCACGCCCAGCGCGGGCAGCATCACCATTGACGGCCGTGACATCGCGACCGTCGACCCGGTGAAGTTGCGGCTCGGCATCGGCTACGTCATCCAGAGCGGTGGGCTGTTGCCGCATCGCACCGTCATCGACAATGTCGCCACCGTTCCGGTGCTACGCGGCGATTCCCGGCGCACCGCCCGCGCCGCGGCACTGGAACTGCTCGATCGCGTCGGCCTCGACCGCAGCCTGGCCCGACGGTACCCCGCGCAACTGTCGGGTGGGCAGCAGCAGCGCGTCGGGGTGGCTCGTGCGCTGGCCGCGGATCCGCCGATCCTGCTGATGGATGAGCCGTTCAGTGCCGTGGACCCGGTGGTGCGCGCCGAGCTGCAAGTCGAAATGCAACGGCTGCAAGCGCAATTGCACAAGACCATCGTCTTCGTCACCCACGACATCGACGAGGCCATCACCCTCGGCGATCGGGTCGCGGTCTTCGGTCGCGGCGGCGTGCTCCAGCAATACGATCCGCCGCAGCGGGTGCTGGCGCAGCCGGCCACCGATTTCGTCGCCGATTTCGTCGGACGCGATCGCGGCTATCGCGGGCTGTCGTTCCGCGCCGCGGACACCGTTCCGCTGCACGAGATCCGCACCGTCACCGAGGCCGAAATCAACGGCCTGCGGCTGGCACCGGGCGAATGGGTGCTGCTCACCGACGGCGACGGACGGCCCGGCGGCTGGATCGACATCACCGGCGTGGAATCGGTGCGCGCCGGCAAGGCACCGGCCGACAGCATCTCGGCGGGCGGCTCGCTGTTCACCCCGTCCGGCGATCTGCGCCAGGCGCTGGATGCGGCGATCTCCTCGCCCTCGGGAATCGGTGTGGCCGTGGACGATTCCGGTGCGGTGCGCGGCGGCATCCTGGCCACCGAGGTGGTGGCCCAACTGGCCGAGCAGCGCGCCGCCGAGGACGCGGCCCGCAATCGCGCGTTCCTGGACGAGGAGCAGGTGCGGTGA
- a CDS encoding FAD-binding protein: MSEWETDVLILGGGPAGIWAALSAAAAGARVILADKARCGAAGPTAVGPTSLWHVTPGPARAETVRRALGHGGWLGDPEVLHRVLAEAHARIGQLAERGHRFSGAGQSGRVWLDGAGYLRRLRRAALEAGVRVLDHHPATQLLVDSEGIVSGAAGMQRHNKFRPWTVRAAAVVVATGGCAFGSGRAGTDVDTGDGLLFAVEAGAELSGMEFSSAYGLAPAASVSTVDRALTFATLHDETGAVIEGHRGAAFAALAEGRRVYGIPATVSPGQRRRLRRHGTLDPEKGIPLRAVLEGTVRGTGGLHLTGPDCATTIPGLFAAGDVTTREPLTGAVSGFGSTWAIASGAWSGAGAARFARGRPVPDRLALTPAGAGAGLSPVARIDPRAVIGLVQEHTLPLRRSYRRSAGSLRDSIAELDAMWPGAVFDLGGTGAERLRAREAAAMLAVARWTKYSALARTESRGIHRRTDFPETDAGWRVRLRSGGLDTVSVRKTARNPSHFSPLDRRRHRTAHGIDPGRGEFPLTSG, encoded by the coding sequence GTGAGTGAGTGGGAAACCGACGTTCTGATTCTCGGCGGTGGTCCCGCCGGGATCTGGGCGGCCCTCTCCGCCGCAGCGGCCGGCGCCCGGGTGATCCTCGCCGATAAAGCGCGCTGTGGTGCCGCAGGCCCGACCGCCGTCGGCCCCACGTCGCTGTGGCATGTCACGCCCGGTCCGGCGCGCGCGGAAACCGTGCGGCGCGCCCTCGGCCACGGCGGCTGGCTGGGCGATCCGGAAGTCCTGCACCGGGTGCTCGCCGAAGCCCACGCGCGCATCGGTCAGCTGGCCGAACGCGGGCACCGTTTCTCCGGCGCGGGGCAGTCGGGGCGGGTGTGGCTCGACGGCGCCGGTTATCTGCGCCGCCTGCGCCGGGCCGCACTGGAAGCCGGTGTGCGGGTGCTCGACCACCACCCGGCCACCCAACTGCTGGTGGACAGCGAAGGAATCGTCTCCGGCGCCGCGGGTATGCAGCGGCACAACAAGTTCCGGCCCTGGACCGTGCGCGCGGCAGCGGTGGTGGTGGCCACCGGTGGTTGCGCGTTCGGGTCCGGGCGCGCCGGGACCGACGTCGATACCGGCGACGGACTGCTGTTCGCCGTCGAGGCCGGCGCCGAACTGTCCGGCATGGAGTTCTCCAGCGCCTATGGACTCGCACCGGCGGCCTCGGTGAGCACCGTCGATCGCGCGCTGACCTTCGCCACCTTGCACGATGAGACCGGCGCCGTCATCGAAGGCCATCGCGGCGCCGCGTTCGCCGCGCTGGCCGAGGGCCGGCGGGTGTACGGGATCCCCGCGACGGTCTCCCCCGGGCAACGCCGCCGCCTGCGCCGCCACGGCACCCTCGACCCGGAGAAGGGAATCCCGCTGCGCGCGGTCCTCGAGGGCACCGTGCGCGGCACCGGCGGCCTGCACCTGACCGGCCCCGACTGCGCCACCACCATTCCCGGACTGTTCGCGGCCGGCGATGTGACCACCCGCGAACCCCTTACCGGCGCGGTCAGCGGATTCGGCAGCACCTGGGCCATCGCCTCCGGCGCCTGGTCGGGAGCCGGTGCCGCCCGGTTCGCTCGTGGGCGGCCGGTGCCGGATCGACTCGCGCTCACCCCCGCCGGTGCCGGGGCGGGCCTGAGCCCGGTGGCCCGGATCGACCCGCGCGCGGTCATCGGCCTGGTGCAGGAACACACTCTGCCGCTGCGGCGCAGCTACCGCCGCAGTGCGGGCAGCCTGCGCGACAGCATCGCCGAACTCGACGCCATGTGGCCGGGCGCGGTCTTCGACCTCGGCGGCACCGGAGCCGAACGGCTGCGCGCCCGCGAGGCCGCGGCCATGCTCGCGGTGGCACGCTGGACGAAATACAGTGCGCTGGCCAGGACCGAGAGCCGCGGCATCCACCGGCGCACCGACTTCCCCGAGACCGACGCCGGGTGGCGGGTGCGCCTGCGCTCGGGCGGACTCGATACGGTCTCGGTACGCAAGACGGCGCGCAACCCGTCGCATTTCTCACCGCTGGACCGGCGCCGACATCGGACAGCTCACGGCATCGACCCCGGCCGAGGCGAGTTTCCGCTTACGTCGGGGTAA
- a CDS encoding glycine betaine ABC transporter substrate-binding protein: MVLAAPLRVLARIVVVALATVAVSCGDDSAPEPLVVGSGDGAESVLLAEIYAQALARTGAAVVVEPGLGGRADRLAALDAGTVTLVGDHNGALLAELAGNAAAWSTKEVTRELNRSLPQGLVVTDAADGADLRASVLVNATAPVESIADLTPACPSSAAGVAPVPGLLPAPPQALRIDGCEFASTQTFADPAELRKALVEGRIQVGLLAGPAEFAPRAAEGLRVLSDDDNALRAENPIALVRKGALDDREWEKLNYVAGELTTDRLAAMVAAVRDENANPAELARTWLDDHGL; encoded by the coding sequence ATGGTGCTTGCCGCGCCGCTGCGGGTGCTGGCCCGGATCGTCGTCGTCGCGCTGGCCACGGTGGCGGTGTCCTGCGGCGATGATTCCGCACCCGAACCGCTGGTGGTCGGCTCCGGTGACGGCGCCGAATCGGTGCTGCTGGCCGAGATCTACGCCCAGGCCCTGGCCCGCACCGGCGCGGCCGTGGTGGTGGAACCCGGCCTCGGTGGCCGCGCGGACCGGCTGGCTGCCCTGGACGCGGGCACGGTGACGCTGGTCGGCGACCACAACGGCGCGCTGCTGGCCGAGCTGGCCGGCAACGCGGCGGCGTGGAGCACCAAGGAAGTGACCCGCGAGCTGAACCGCTCACTGCCGCAGGGGCTCGTCGTCACCGACGCCGCCGACGGTGCGGATCTGCGGGCAAGCGTGCTGGTGAACGCGACCGCACCGGTCGAGTCCATCGCCGACCTCACGCCGGCATGCCCGTCATCGGCCGCCGGTGTGGCGCCGGTGCCCGGCCTGCTGCCCGCGCCGCCGCAGGCGCTGCGCATCGACGGCTGCGAATTCGCCTCCACCCAAACCTTCGCCGACCCGGCCGAGCTGCGAAAAGCGCTGGTAGAGGGCCGCATCCAGGTCGGCTTGCTGGCCGGTCCCGCCGAATTCGCGCCCCGTGCGGCCGAGGGCCTGCGCGTGCTGTCCGACGACGACAACGCTCTGCGCGCGGAGAACCCGATTGCGCTGGTGCGCAAGGGCGCGCTCGACGACCGCGAGTGGGAGAAGCTGAACTACGTCGCCGGTGAGCTCACCACCGACCGGTTGGCCGCCATGGTCGCGGCGGTGCGCGACGAGAACGCGAACCCCGCCGAGCTCGCGCGGACCTGGCTGGATGATCACGGCCTCTGA
- a CDS encoding general stress protein translates to MTNPLGNANRGRQGLPTPPSGWPVGSYPTYAEAQRAVDYLADNQFPVQDVTIVGVDLMQVERVLYRLNWGKVIGGGVVSGAWLGLFLGLLLSLFTTGGALGPLLVGLVGGIIFGVISTSIPYAATKGQRDFASTMQLVAGRYDVLCDPKTAEQARDMLARLAI, encoded by the coding sequence ATGACGAATCCCTTGGGGAACGCGAATCGCGGCAGGCAGGGTCTGCCGACGCCGCCGTCGGGCTGGCCGGTGGGGTCGTATCCGACCTATGCCGAGGCGCAGCGCGCCGTCGACTACCTGGCCGACAACCAGTTCCCGGTGCAGGACGTGACGATCGTCGGCGTCGACCTGATGCAGGTCGAGCGGGTGCTCTACCGGTTGAACTGGGGCAAGGTGATCGGCGGGGGTGTGGTCTCGGGTGCGTGGCTGGGCCTGTTCCTCGGTCTGCTGCTGAGCCTGTTCACCACCGGCGGGGCGCTGGGCCCGCTGCTGGTGGGTCTGGTCGGCGGCATCATCTTCGGCGTCATCTCCACTTCCATCCCGTACGCGGCGACCAAGGGGCAGCGCGATTTCGCGTCCACCATGCAGCTGGTCGCGGGCCGCTACGACGTGCTGTGCGATCCCAAGACGGCCGAGCAGGCCAGGGACATGCTGGCGCGGCTGGCGATCTGA
- a CDS encoding magnesium and cobalt transport protein CorA, translating into MPSLPSFRGSARRPEPRPPIPVPTARAIVDCAVYVDGQRLPGHYTHHEALAEVRSRGEGFVWLGLHDPDERQMTDIAETFGLHALAVEDAVQAHQRPKLERYDDTLVLVLRTVAYREHEINPVSEIVETGEVMLFIAPEFVVAVRHGEHSGLASVRRELEGDPERLRLGPGAVLHAIADFVVDTYLEVVQSIELDIDEMEEEVFTPDSRVAVESIYQLKRELVELRRAVNPLAMPLQILSQKSDLPLPKEIRRYLRDVADHHTTAADLIIDFDDSLGSLISAALAKISVQQNTDMRKISSWAAIAAVPTMIAGIYGMNFEHMPELRTVWGYPAVWIVILALCGGLYVTFHRNNWL; encoded by the coding sequence ATGCCGTCGTTGCCGTCGTTTCGCGGATCAGCGCGGCGACCTGAACCGCGGCCACCGATTCCGGTCCCCACTGCTCGGGCGATCGTCGATTGCGCCGTCTACGTCGACGGGCAGCGACTGCCCGGGCATTACACCCATCACGAGGCGCTGGCCGAGGTCCGCAGCCGCGGCGAGGGTTTCGTCTGGCTCGGTCTGCACGATCCGGACGAAAGGCAGATGACCGATATCGCCGAGACGTTCGGTTTGCACGCCCTCGCGGTCGAGGACGCGGTGCAGGCGCATCAGCGCCCCAAATTGGAACGCTACGACGACACGCTGGTGCTGGTATTGCGCACGGTGGCCTATCGCGAGCACGAGATCAATCCGGTCAGCGAGATCGTGGAGACCGGGGAGGTGATGTTGTTCATCGCACCGGAGTTCGTCGTGGCGGTGCGCCATGGTGAGCACTCCGGGCTGGCGTCGGTTCGCCGGGAATTGGAGGGGGATCCGGAGCGGCTGCGGCTGGGCCCGGGCGCGGTCCTGCACGCGATTGCCGATTTCGTGGTGGACACCTATCTGGAGGTCGTGCAGTCGATCGAACTCGATATCGACGAAATGGAGGAGGAGGTGTTCACCCCGGACAGCCGAGTCGCTGTCGAATCCATCTACCAGCTCAAGCGGGAGTTGGTCGAGCTGCGCCGCGCGGTCAATCCACTGGCGATGCCGTTGCAGATTCTCAGCCAGAAATCCGATCTGCCACTGCCCAAGGAGATCCGCCGGTACCTGCGCGACGTCGCCGATCACCACACCACCGCGGCCGACCTCATCATCGATTTCGACGACTCCCTCGGCTCGCTGATCAGTGCCGCCTTGGCCAAGATCTCCGTCCAGCAGAACACCGATATGCGCAAGATCTCGTCCTGGGCCGCCATCGCGGCGGTGCCCACCATGATCGCCGGTATCTACGGTATGAATTTCGAGCACATGCCCGAACTGAGAACCGTCTGGGGTTATCCGGCGGTCTGGATCGTCATACTCGCCCTCTGCGGCGGCCTGTACGTCACCTTCCACCGCAACAACTGGCTGTGA
- a CDS encoding ABC transporter permease, producing the protein MNLFLDAWAYFTDSANWGGPTGIERRLAEHLWYSFLAVAVSALIAVPLGLVIGHTRRGSALVVGFANAMRALPTLGLLTFMVLLLGLGLIPPLLALITVGIPPLLAGAYAGVANVADDVVDASRAMGMTERQILLRVEVPNALPILLTGLRGATLQVVATATIAAYVNLGGLGRYIFDGIGLYRYDRVLVGAVLVALLAMVLDGLLAFAAWASAPGVSRLRRGNQLGAP; encoded by the coding sequence ATGAACCTCTTCCTGGACGCCTGGGCGTACTTCACCGACAGCGCGAACTGGGGCGGGCCCACCGGAATCGAACGCCGTCTCGCCGAACATCTCTGGTACAGCTTCCTCGCGGTGGCGGTATCGGCGCTGATCGCGGTGCCGCTCGGGCTGGTCATCGGGCACACCCGGCGGGGTTCGGCGCTGGTGGTCGGATTCGCCAATGCCATGCGCGCGCTGCCGACGCTCGGGCTGCTCACCTTCATGGTGCTGCTGCTCGGCCTCGGCCTGATCCCGCCGCTGCTCGCGCTGATCACCGTCGGCATTCCACCGCTGCTGGCGGGTGCCTACGCCGGCGTCGCCAATGTCGCAGACGACGTGGTCGACGCCTCCCGCGCGATGGGCATGACCGAACGCCAGATCCTGCTGCGCGTGGAAGTGCCGAACGCGCTGCCGATCCTGCTCACCGGCCTGCGCGGGGCCACTCTCCAGGTGGTCGCCACCGCCACCATCGCCGCCTACGTCAACCTGGGCGGGCTGGGCCGCTATATCTTCGACGGCATCGGCCTCTATCGCTACGACCGTGTGCTGGTGGGCGCGGTGCTGGTCGCGCTGCTGGCGATGGTCCTGGACGGGCTGCTGGCCTTCGCGGCCTGGGCATCGGCACCCGGAGTATCGCGCCTGCGCCGCGGCAATCAGCTGGGCGCGCCGTGA
- a CDS encoding PHP domain-containing protein translates to MRIDLHTHSTASDGTDTPAELVRNAAAAGLDVVAITDHDTTAGWAEAVDARPDGLTLIRGMEMSCVGLGEDGWPVPVHLLAYLFDPSDRGFADERERLRAERVERLRAMAERMAADGLPVDPHEVLASAGPSAGRPHLARALVAAGVVPTVDAAFADLLAPHGRYYAEKADTPLRRAVEMIAAAGGVSVLAHTRARKRGRLLAIDNIRELAELGLGGLEVDHPDHSDADRTLLSGLAAELGLLTTGSSDYHGSNKTIRLGEFTTDPAQLEVLVGKATGVPVIGS, encoded by the coding sequence GTGCGCATCGACCTGCATACCCATTCGACCGCGTCCGACGGCACCGATACCCCGGCCGAGCTGGTGCGGAACGCGGCGGCGGCCGGCCTCGACGTCGTCGCGATCACCGATCACGACACCACCGCGGGCTGGGCCGAGGCCGTGGACGCGCGGCCCGACGGGCTGACCCTGATCCGCGGCATGGAGATGTCGTGTGTGGGGCTCGGCGAGGACGGCTGGCCGGTGCCGGTGCACCTGCTGGCCTACCTGTTCGACCCGTCCGACCGGGGTTTCGCCGACGAGCGCGAACGGCTGCGCGCCGAGCGGGTCGAGCGGCTGCGCGCGATGGCCGAACGGATGGCCGCCGACGGCCTGCCGGTCGACCCGCACGAGGTACTGGCCTCGGCGGGCCCGTCGGCGGGTCGGCCGCATCTGGCCAGGGCGCTGGTCGCGGCGGGCGTGGTGCCCACCGTCGACGCCGCCTTCGCCGATCTGCTGGCCCCGCACGGCCGCTACTACGCCGAGAAGGCCGACACCCCGCTGCGCCGGGCGGTGGAGATGATCGCCGCCGCGGGCGGGGTCAGCGTGCTCGCCCACACCCGGGCGCGCAAACGGGGCCGGCTGCTGGCCATCGACAATATTCGCGAACTGGCCGAACTCGGCCTCGGCGGGCTCGAGGTCGATCATCCCGACCACAGCGACGCCGATCGCACCCTGCTGAGCGGGCTGGCCGCCGAACTGGGGCTGCTCACCACCGGCTCGTCGGACTATCACGGCAGCAACAAGACCATCCGGCTCGGCGAGTTCACCACCGATCCCGCCCAGCTCGAGGTACTGGTCGGGAAGGCGACCGGGGTGCCGGTGATCGGCTCGTGA
- a CDS encoding suppressor of fused domain protein, whose amino-acid sequence MDVVNTVRAGVLRHFGVDASAVDAASVTFLGLEPIEILRIVPGDDLVHYATLGGSRHPMGDPSEVLADPVKGPRAELILTLHAGLGAASGLARTLGVLAAAPAVEGVVLQEDALLDLGEPMWTNAPFTAVLLGPSDIPDVPLPEPAEPVRYLDVVPVTATEAAWVRVRGAQALRDAWTEAGIDVRDPNRGAASL is encoded by the coding sequence ATGGACGTGGTGAACACGGTGCGCGCCGGCGTGCTGCGGCATTTCGGCGTCGACGCCTCCGCGGTGGACGCCGCCTCGGTGACCTTCCTCGGGCTCGAACCGATCGAGATCCTGCGGATCGTGCCTGGTGACGATCTGGTGCATTACGCGACGCTCGGCGGTTCCCGTCATCCGATGGGCGATCCGTCCGAAGTCCTGGCCGACCCGGTGAAAGGCCCACGCGCGGAGCTGATCCTCACCCTGCACGCCGGCCTCGGCGCCGCCTCCGGCCTGGCCCGCACCCTCGGTGTGCTGGCCGCCGCCCCTGCCGTGGAAGGTGTTGTGCTGCAAGAAGATGCGCTGCTCGACCTCGGCGAGCCGATGTGGACGAACGCACCGTTCACCGCGGTCCTCCTCGGCCCCAGCGACATCCCGGACGTGCCCCTGCCCGAACCGGCCGAACCGGTCCGCTACCTCGACGTCGTCCCCGTCACCGCCACCGAAGCAGCCTGGGTCCGGGTGCGCGGCGCACAGGCCTTGCGAGATGCGTGGACGGAAGCCGGAATCGACGTCCGCGACCCGAACCGAGGCGCAGCGTCGTTGTAG
- a CDS encoding NAD(P)-dependent malic enzyme has product MSSVTDAPNATASKNAAADLAAITHEEIFAGHLGGKLSVELSAPLETQRDLSIAYTPGVAQVSRAIAEDESLAKRYTWTDRLVVVVSDGTAVLGLGDIGPRASLPVMEGKAALFKKFAGLDSIPIVLDTKDVDEIVETLIRLRPSFGAVNLEDISAPRCFEIEKRVIEALDCPVMHDDQHGTAIVVLAALNGAAKVQGRSTSGLKVVVSGAGAAGVACTNILLAAGVADVTVLDSKGIVSRDRTDLNDVKADLAQRTNPRGLTGTAADALAGADVFLGLSAGKIGEELIASMAPESIVFAMSNPDPEIHPEVAAKYASIVATGRSDFPNQINNVLAFPGVFKGALDAGARRITEGMKIAAADAILAVVSDELAADKIVPSPLDPRVAPAVAEAVAAAARAEGVA; this is encoded by the coding sequence GTGTCATCTGTGACTGACGCACCGAACGCCACTGCCAGCAAGAATGCCGCCGCCGACCTCGCGGCGATCACCCACGAGGAGATCTTCGCGGGCCACCTCGGCGGCAAGCTCTCGGTAGAGCTGAGTGCGCCACTGGAAACCCAGCGCGACCTGTCGATCGCTTACACCCCCGGTGTCGCGCAGGTCAGCCGCGCCATCGCAGAGGACGAATCGCTCGCCAAGCGCTACACCTGGACCGACCGGCTGGTCGTCGTGGTCAGCGACGGCACCGCGGTGCTCGGCCTCGGTGATATCGGCCCGCGCGCGTCGCTGCCGGTGATGGAGGGCAAGGCCGCGCTGTTCAAGAAGTTCGCCGGGCTGGACTCGATTCCGATCGTGCTGGACACCAAGGATGTCGACGAGATCGTCGAGACCCTGATCCGGCTGCGCCCGAGCTTCGGCGCGGTCAACCTGGAAGACATCTCCGCGCCGCGCTGCTTCGAGATCGAAAAGCGCGTCATCGAGGCGCTGGACTGCCCGGTCATGCACGACGACCAGCACGGCACCGCCATCGTGGTGCTGGCCGCCCTCAACGGCGCGGCCAAGGTGCAGGGCCGGAGCACCTCCGGGCTGAAGGTCGTGGTGTCCGGTGCCGGTGCCGCGGGCGTGGCGTGCACCAACATCCTGCTCGCCGCCGGTGTCGCCGATGTGACCGTGCTCGACTCCAAGGGCATCGTCAGCCGCGACCGCACCGACCTCAACGACGTCAAGGCCGATCTGGCTCAGCGCACCAACCCGCGCGGCCTGACCGGTACCGCCGCCGATGCGCTGGCCGGCGCCGATGTGTTCCTCGGCCTGTCCGCGGGCAAGATCGGCGAGGAGCTCATCGCCTCGATGGCGCCGGAGTCGATCGTGTTCGCCATGTCCAACCCGGACCCGGAGATCCACCCCGAGGTCGCCGCCAAGTACGCCTCCATCGTGGCCACCGGCCGCAGCGATTTCCCGAACCAGATCAACAACGTGCTCGCCTTCCCCGGTGTCTTCAAGGGCGCCCTGGATGCGGGCGCGCGCCGGATCACCGAGGGCATGAAGATCGCCGCCGCCGACGCCATCCTCGCCGTCGTCTCCGACGAGCTGGCCGCCGACAAGATCGTCCCCAGCCCCCTGGACCCGCGCGTGGCTCCGGCCGTCGCCGAGGCCGTCGCCGCCGCCGCCCGCGCCGAGGGCGTGGCGTAG